A single Eubalaena glacialis isolate mEubGla1 chromosome 18, mEubGla1.1.hap2.+ XY, whole genome shotgun sequence DNA region contains:
- the TMEM170A gene encoding transmembrane protein 170A isoform X1: MEHEGSGDSGGSAGLLQQILSLKLVPRVGNGTLCPNSTSLCSFPEMWYGVFLWALVSSLFFHVPAGLLALFTLRHHKYGRFMSVSILLMGIVGPITAGILTSAAIAGVYRAAGKEMIPFEALTLGTGQTFCVVVVSFLRILATL, encoded by the exons ATGGAGCACGAGGGGAGCGGCGACAGCGGGGGGTCGGCCGGGCTCCTGCAGCAGATCCTCAGCCTGAAGCTCGTGCCGCGCGTGGGCAACGGGACCTTGTGCCCTAACTCCacttctctctgctccttcccag AGATGTGGTATGGTGTGTTCCTGTGGGCACTGgtgtcctctctcttctttcatgTCCCTGCTGGATTACTGGCCCTCTTCACCCTCAGACATCACAAATATGGTAGGTTCATGTCTGTAAGCATCCTGTTGATGGGCATCGTGGGACCAATTACTGCTGGAATCTTGACAA GTGCAGCAATTGCTGGAGTGTACCGAGCAGCAGGAAAGGAAATGATTCCATTTGAAGCCCTCACCTTGGGCACTGGACAGACGTTTTGTGTAGTGGTGGTCTCCTTTTTACGGATTTTAGCTACTCTATAG
- the TMEM170A gene encoding transmembrane protein 170A isoform X2 has protein sequence MEHEGSGDSGGSAGLLQQILSLKLVPRVGNGTLCPNSTSLCSFPEMWYGVFLWALVSSLFFHVPAGLLALFTLRHHKYGAAIAGVYRAAGKEMIPFEALTLGTGQTFCVVVVSFLRILATL, from the exons ATGGAGCACGAGGGGAGCGGCGACAGCGGGGGGTCGGCCGGGCTCCTGCAGCAGATCCTCAGCCTGAAGCTCGTGCCGCGCGTGGGCAACGGGACCTTGTGCCCTAACTCCacttctctctgctccttcccag AGATGTGGTATGGTGTGTTCCTGTGGGCACTGgtgtcctctctcttctttcatgTCCCTGCTGGATTACTGGCCCTCTTCACCCTCAGACATCACAAATATG GTGCAGCAATTGCTGGAGTGTACCGAGCAGCAGGAAAGGAAATGATTCCATTTGAAGCCCTCACCTTGGGCACTGGACAGACGTTTTGTGTAGTGGTGGTCTCCTTTTTACGGATTTTAGCTACTCTATAG